A stretch of Arthrobacter sp. NEB 688 DNA encodes these proteins:
- a CDS encoding TrpB-like pyridoxal phosphate-dependent enzyme: MPTRWYNVLADLPTPPPPPLHPGTGQPVGPEDLAAIFPMDLIAQEVTTERYVDIPPEVQDVYRLWRPSPLFRAHRLEKALGTPARIYYKYEGVSPAGSHKPNTAVPQAYYNAKAGIRKLTTETGAGQWGTSLAFACAQFDLECEIWQVRASYDAKPYRKIMMETFGGTVHPSPSDLTEAGRTMLASDPGSPGSLGLAISEAVEVAAQDPSANYALGSVLNHVLLHQTVIGEEALLQLAKVGESVDLIVGCTGGGSNFGGLTFPFLREKLQSGGVGPVIRAVEPASCPSLTQGTYAYDFGDVAGLTPLLKMHTLGHDFIPDPIHAGGLRYHGMSPLVSHLYDQGLIEAIAKTQKDCFAAGVLFARTEGIVPAPEPTHAVAAAIDEAIRCIETGEEKVILTALCGHGHLDLPAYDAYLRGDLVDHTWDDTELQQSVAAALTRLPAIPG, from the coding sequence ATGCCGACCCGTTGGTACAACGTGCTGGCCGACCTCCCGACGCCTCCCCCGCCGCCGCTGCACCCCGGCACCGGGCAGCCCGTCGGGCCCGAGGACCTTGCGGCGATCTTCCCCATGGACCTCATCGCGCAGGAGGTCACGACCGAGCGCTACGTCGACATCCCGCCGGAGGTCCAGGACGTCTACCGGCTCTGGCGCCCCTCGCCCCTGTTCCGGGCGCACCGCCTCGAGAAGGCCCTCGGTACGCCGGCCCGCATCTACTACAAGTACGAGGGTGTCTCGCCCGCCGGCTCGCACAAGCCCAACACGGCCGTGCCGCAGGCGTACTACAACGCGAAGGCCGGCATCCGGAAGCTGACGACCGAGACCGGCGCCGGCCAGTGGGGCACCTCGCTCGCCTTCGCCTGCGCGCAGTTCGACCTCGAGTGCGAGATCTGGCAGGTCCGGGCCTCGTACGACGCCAAGCCCTACCGCAAGATCATGATGGAGACCTTCGGCGGCACGGTGCACCCCAGCCCCTCGGACCTCACCGAGGCCGGCCGGACGATGCTCGCGAGCGACCCCGGCTCCCCCGGCTCCCTCGGCCTGGCCATCAGCGAGGCGGTCGAGGTCGCGGCCCAGGACCCGAGCGCCAACTACGCGCTCGGGTCGGTCCTCAACCACGTGCTGCTCCACCAGACCGTCATCGGCGAGGAGGCGCTGCTGCAGCTGGCCAAGGTCGGCGAGAGCGTCGACCTCATCGTCGGCTGCACCGGCGGCGGCTCGAACTTCGGTGGCCTCACCTTCCCGTTCCTGCGCGAGAAGCTGCAGTCCGGCGGGGTCGGCCCGGTCATCCGCGCCGTCGAGCCCGCGTCCTGCCCGTCCCTGACCCAGGGCACCTACGCGTACGACTTCGGCGACGTCGCCGGACTCACGCCGCTGCTCAAGATGCACACGCTGGGGCACGACTTCATCCCCGACCCGATCCACGCCGGCGGCCTGCGCTACCACGGGATGAGCCCGCTGGTCAGCCACCTCTACGACCAGGGGCTCATCGAGGCGATCGCGAAGACCCAGAAGGACTGCTTCGCGGCCGGCGTGCTCTTCGCCCGGACCGAGGGCATCGTCCCGGCGCCGGAGCCGACGCACGCCGTCGCCGCGGCGATCGACGAGGCCATCCGGTGCATCGAGACCGGCGAGGAGAAGGTCATCCTCACGGCCCTGTGCGGCCACGGCCACCTCGACCTGCCGGCGTACGACGCCTACCTGCGCGGCGACCTCGTCGACCACACGTGGGACGACACCGAGCTGCAGCAGTCGGTCGCGGCGGCCCTCACGAGGCTGCCGGCCATCCCCGGCTGA
- the sufD gene encoding Fe-S cluster assembly protein SufD, protein MPLLTPQRPTEGAHTDSVATMVPDQSRAERTASFDVDAFPVPHGREEEWRFTPVDRLGAFFRDEATGECLAWEESLPEGVTVSTLPVADWQALGVPAPQDRAAAVAAAHSGGVALVDVPAEAEPTEPVRLRLTGGEQGLVHGHVTVRVGRFAKVTVLLEHHGTADYSEVLTVLAGDGSDVTLVSVQEWDDASHHLGQHDVVVGRDARVRHIAVTLGGGVVRLNTNATYAGPGGSFEGLGVYFADAGQHLEHRLFVDHEAAHCRSNVEYKGALQGETARTVWVGDVLIRAAAEGTDTYELNRNLLLTDGARADSVPNLEIETGEIEGAGHASATGRFDDEQLFYLMARGIPEDEARRLVVRGFFASVVGRIGVPEVQERLMVAIERELAGEAAA, encoded by the coding sequence ATGCCGTTGCTGACCCCCCAGCGCCCCACCGAGGGCGCCCACACCGACAGCGTCGCGACGATGGTCCCGGACCAGTCGCGCGCCGAGCGCACCGCGTCCTTCGACGTCGACGCCTTCCCCGTGCCGCACGGCCGGGAGGAGGAGTGGCGCTTCACGCCCGTCGACCGGCTCGGCGCCTTCTTCCGCGACGAGGCCACCGGCGAGTGCCTCGCGTGGGAGGAGAGCCTGCCCGAGGGCGTCACCGTCTCGACCCTCCCGGTCGCCGACTGGCAGGCCCTCGGCGTCCCGGCGCCGCAGGACCGCGCGGCCGCCGTCGCCGCCGCCCACAGCGGTGGCGTGGCGCTCGTCGACGTCCCGGCCGAGGCCGAGCCCACCGAACCGGTCCGGCTGCGCCTGACCGGTGGCGAGCAGGGCCTCGTCCACGGGCACGTCACCGTCCGCGTCGGCCGCTTCGCGAAGGTCACCGTGCTGCTCGAGCACCACGGCACGGCCGACTACTCCGAGGTCCTCACCGTCCTCGCCGGCGACGGCTCCGACGTCACGCTCGTCTCCGTCCAGGAGTGGGACGACGCCTCGCACCACCTCGGCCAGCACGACGTCGTCGTCGGCCGCGACGCCCGCGTCCGGCACATCGCCGTGACGCTCGGCGGCGGGGTCGTCCGCCTCAACACGAACGCCACCTACGCCGGCCCCGGCGGGTCGTTCGAGGGCCTCGGCGTCTACTTCGCCGACGCCGGCCAGCACCTCGAGCACCGGCTCTTCGTCGACCACGAGGCGGCGCACTGCCGCAGCAACGTCGAGTACAAGGGCGCGCTCCAGGGCGAGACCGCGCGGACCGTCTGGGTCGGCGACGTCCTCATCCGCGCCGCCGCCGAGGGCACCGACACCTACGAGCTCAACCGCAACCTGCTGCTCACCGACGGCGCCCGCGCCGACTCCGTCCCGAACCTCGAGATCGAGACCGGTGAGATCGAGGGGGCCGGGCACGCCTCGGCCACCGGCCGGTTCGACGACGAGCAGCTGTTCTACCTGATGGCCCGCGGCATCCCCGAGGACGAGGCCCGTCGCCTCGTCGTGCGCGGGTTCTTCGCGAGCGTCGTCGGCCGCATCGGCGTGCCCGAGGTGCAGGAGCGCCTCATGGTCGCCATCGAGCGCGAGCTCGCCGGGGAGGCCGCCGCGTGA
- a CDS encoding SufS family cysteine desulfurase — protein sequence MAAAPFTDEELARLRADFPILSRTVRGGHPLVYLDSGATSHKPTAVLDAERHFYEHTNAAVHRGAHQLSEEGTDAYESARETIARFIGARAAEVVFTRNATEALNLVAYAFTNGTHGGGGGHGDRFALRPGDEVLVTEMEHHANLIPWQEACRRTGATLRWVPVTPDGRLDLTDLDSLLTERTKVFAFTHVSNVLGTVNPVRELAERAHAVGALAVLDACQSVPHLPIDVADLGVDLLAYSGHKMFGPLGVGVLWGRPELLDEMPVFLTGGSMIETVTMESATYAPVPQKFEAGVPVAAQAVGLAAACDYLTALGMDRVHAHEQMLTERLLRGLAERPWVTVLGPADLRERGGAVAFAVDGVHPHDVGQVLDDRGVEVRVGHHCAWPLHRTLRVPASTRASFAAYTTPGEVDALLEALDRVPAIFGTEVPA from the coding sequence ATGGCCGCCGCCCCCTTCACCGACGAGGAGCTGGCCCGCCTGCGGGCCGACTTCCCGATCCTGTCGCGCACCGTGCGCGGGGGGCACCCGCTGGTCTACCTCGACTCCGGGGCCACCTCGCACAAGCCGACCGCGGTCCTCGACGCGGAGCGGCACTTCTACGAGCACACGAACGCCGCCGTGCACCGCGGGGCGCACCAGCTCTCCGAGGAGGGCACGGACGCCTACGAGTCGGCCCGCGAGACCATCGCCCGCTTCATCGGGGCACGGGCCGCCGAGGTCGTCTTCACCCGCAACGCCACCGAGGCGCTCAACCTCGTCGCCTACGCCTTCACCAACGGCACGCACGGCGGCGGGGGTGGCCACGGCGACCGGTTCGCGCTGCGTCCCGGTGACGAGGTCCTCGTCACCGAGATGGAGCACCACGCGAACCTCATCCCGTGGCAGGAGGCCTGCCGGCGCACCGGCGCCACGCTGCGCTGGGTGCCGGTGACCCCCGACGGTCGCCTCGACCTCACCGACCTCGACTCGCTCCTCACCGAGCGGACGAAGGTCTTCGCGTTCACCCACGTCTCGAACGTCCTCGGCACGGTCAACCCCGTGCGCGAGCTCGCCGAGCGCGCGCACGCCGTCGGGGCCCTCGCGGTCCTCGACGCGTGCCAGTCGGTGCCGCACCTGCCCATCGACGTCGCCGACCTGGGCGTCGACCTGCTCGCCTACTCGGGCCACAAGATGTTCGGCCCGCTCGGCGTCGGGGTCCTCTGGGGTCGCCCGGAGCTCCTCGACGAGATGCCGGTCTTCCTCACCGGCGGCTCGATGATCGAGACCGTGACGATGGAGTCCGCCACCTACGCACCGGTGCCGCAGAAGTTCGAGGCCGGGGTGCCCGTCGCGGCCCAGGCCGTCGGGCTCGCCGCCGCGTGCGACTACCTCACCGCGCTCGGGATGGACCGTGTCCACGCCCACGAGCAGATGCTCACCGAGCGCCTGCTGCGCGGGCTGGCCGAGCGCCCGTGGGTCACCGTCCTCGGGCCGGCGGACCTGCGCGAGCGCGGCGGGGCCGTCGCGTTCGCCGTCGACGGCGTGCACCCGCACGACGTCGGCCAGGTGCTCGACGACCGCGGCGTCGAGGTGCGCGTGGGCCACCACTGCGCGTGGCCGCTGCACCGCACGCTCCGCGTGCCCGCGAGCACCCGGGCGAGCTTCGCCGCCTACACCACCCCCGGCGAGGTCGACGCGCTCCTCGAGGCGCTCGACCGCGTGCCGGCGATCTTCGGCACGGAGGTGCCCGCCTGA
- a CDS encoding PPOX class F420-dependent oxidoreductase, with protein MTDAWTTVGEADFVSLTTFRRTGAPVATPVWVTPDADGSLLVTTPTGSGKVKRLRRDPRVELRPCSRRGAVEPDAPVATGRAELVEDAAGVARAHDVLRAAYGFQFRLVMGIERIVRRGHTDRVVLRITPTDAAV; from the coding sequence ATGACCGACGCCTGGACCACCGTCGGCGAGGCGGACTTCGTCTCGCTCACCACCTTCCGCCGCACCGGCGCCCCCGTCGCGACCCCGGTGTGGGTGACCCCGGACGCCGACGGGTCGCTCCTGGTGACGACACCGACGGGGAGCGGCAAGGTCAAGCGGCTGCGCCGCGACCCCCGGGTCGAGCTGCGTCCCTGCTCGCGCCGCGGCGCGGTCGAGCCCGACGCACCGGTCGCCACCGGTCGGGCCGAGCTCGTCGAGGACGCCGCGGGCGTCGCCCGGGCCCACGACGTCCTGCGGGCCGCCTACGGGTTCCAGTTCCGCCTCGTCATGGGGATCGAGCGGATCGTGCGGCGCGGCCACACCGACCGGGTCGTCCTGCGCATCACCCCGACCGACGCCGCCGTCTGA
- a CDS encoding metal-sulfur cluster assembly factor produces MTDTATPANVADVEEALRDVVDPELGINVVDLGLVYGITVDGQNHAVIDMTLTSAACPLTDVIEDQTAASLEGLVSSYRVNWVWMPPWGPDKITDDGREQLRALGFNI; encoded by the coding sequence GTGACCGACACCGCCACCCCCGCCAACGTCGCGGACGTCGAGGAGGCCCTGCGCGACGTCGTCGACCCCGAGCTCGGGATCAACGTCGTCGACCTCGGCCTCGTCTACGGGATCACCGTCGACGGCCAGAACCACGCCGTCATCGACATGACCCTCACCTCGGCGGCCTGCCCGCTGACCGACGTCATCGAGGACCAGACGGCCGCCTCGCTCGAGGGCCTCGTCTCGTCCTACCGCGTCAACTGGGTCTGGATGCCGCCGTGGGGCCCGGACAAGATCACCGACGACGGCCGCGAGCAGCTGCGCGCCCTGGGCTTCAACATCTGA
- a CDS encoding ABC-F family ATP-binding cassette domain-containing protein — protein sequence MITAASVELRAGSRLLLDGATFRVAPGDRIGLVGRNGAGKTTLTKTLAGVTQPAAGTITRSGEVGYLPQDPRTGDLGISARDRVLSARGLDAIVRDLRAAEHAMATETGEKQERAMRRYGRLDSEFTAAGGYAAESEAARIAAALGLEERLLDQTIGTLSGGQRRRVELTRILFSGAETLLLDEPTNHLDADSVAWLREHLKGYKGGLVVISHDVELLDVVVNKVFHLDANRSELDQYNLGWKPYLQQRETDERRRRRERANAEKKASALMAQADKMRAKATKTVAAQNMARRAERLLSGLEADRAQDKVAKLRFPKPSPCGRTPLRASGLSRSYGSAEVFTDVDLAIDRGSRVVVLGLNGAGKTTLLRLLAGVDTPDTGQVEPGHGLKLGYYAQEHENLDVARSVLENMKSAAPDLGETEVRKVLGSFLFSGDDVDKPAGVLSGGEKTRLSLALLVVSSANVLLLDEPTNNLDPASRDEILGALRTYEGAVVLVTHDEGAVDALEPERILLLPDGVEDLFNADYRDLVTLA from the coding sequence GTGATCACCGCTGCGTCCGTCGAGCTGCGTGCAGGCTCCCGCCTGCTCCTCGACGGAGCCACGTTCCGCGTCGCCCCGGGCGACCGGATCGGCCTCGTCGGGCGCAACGGCGCCGGCAAGACGACGCTGACCAAGACCCTCGCCGGGGTCACCCAGCCCGCCGCCGGGACCATCACCCGCTCCGGCGAGGTCGGCTACCTGCCGCAGGACCCCCGCACGGGCGACCTCGGCATCAGCGCCCGTGACCGGGTGCTCTCCGCGCGCGGTCTCGACGCGATCGTGCGCGACCTGCGGGCCGCGGAGCACGCGATGGCCACCGAGACCGGCGAGAAGCAGGAGCGGGCGATGCGTCGCTACGGCCGGCTCGACTCCGAGTTCACCGCGGCCGGTGGCTACGCCGCCGAGTCGGAGGCCGCCCGGATCGCGGCCGCGCTCGGCCTCGAGGAGCGGCTGCTCGACCAGACGATCGGGACCCTCTCCGGCGGCCAGCGCCGGCGGGTCGAGCTGACCCGCATCCTCTTCAGCGGCGCCGAGACGCTCCTCCTCGACGAGCCGACCAACCACCTCGACGCCGACTCGGTCGCCTGGCTGCGCGAGCACCTCAAGGGCTACAAGGGCGGCCTCGTCGTCATCAGCCACGACGTCGAGCTGCTCGACGTCGTCGTCAACAAGGTCTTCCACCTCGACGCCAACCGCAGCGAGCTCGACCAGTACAACCTCGGCTGGAAGCCCTACCTCCAGCAGCGCGAGACCGACGAGCGCCGCCGCCGCCGCGAGCGGGCCAACGCCGAGAAGAAGGCCTCGGCCCTCATGGCCCAGGCCGACAAGATGCGCGCGAAGGCCACGAAGACCGTCGCCGCGCAGAACATGGCCCGCCGCGCGGAGCGGCTGCTCTCCGGCCTCGAGGCCGACCGCGCCCAGGACAAGGTCGCCAAGCTGCGCTTCCCGAAGCCCTCGCCGTGCGGCCGCACGCCGCTGCGGGCCTCGGGCCTGTCGCGCTCCTACGGCTCGGCCGAGGTCTTCACGGACGTCGACCTCGCGATCGACCGCGGCTCGCGCGTCGTCGTCCTCGGCCTCAACGGCGCCGGCAAGACGACGCTGCTGCGCCTGCTCGCCGGCGTCGACACGCCCGACACCGGGCAGGTCGAGCCGGGGCACGGCCTCAAGCTCGGCTACTACGCGCAGGAGCACGAGAACCTCGACGTCGCCCGGAGCGTCCTCGAGAACATGAAGTCGGCCGCTCCCGACCTCGGCGAGACCGAGGTCCGCAAGGTGCTCGGCAGCTTCCTCTTCAGCGGCGACGACGTCGACAAGCCGGCCGGGGTGCTCTCCGGCGGCGAGAAGACGCGGCTCTCGCTCGCGCTGCTCGTCGTGTCCTCGGCCAACGTCCTGCTGCTCGACGAGCCGACGAACAACCTCGACCCGGCCTCGCGCGACGAGATCCTCGGCGCGCTGCGCACCTACGAGGGCGCCGTCGTCCTCGTGACGCACGACGAGGGCGCGGTCGACGCGCTCGAGCCCGAGCGCATCCTCCTGCTGCCGGACGGCGTCGAGGACCTCTTCAACGCCGACTACCGCGACCTCGTCACCCTGGCCTGA
- a CDS encoding VOC family protein has translation MAVTPNLHVPDIAEAVRFWTGVVGLAPEEMGLDWVARCTDPATGAHVQLVTHDATAPEDSALTVKVDDVDAAWAEVLAAGVEVVHPLVTEPWGVRRFFVRAPGGVVVNIAQHHA, from the coding sequence ATGGCCGTCACACCGAACCTGCACGTCCCCGACATCGCCGAGGCCGTGCGCTTCTGGACCGGTGTCGTCGGTCTGGCGCCCGAGGAGATGGGGCTGGACTGGGTGGCGCGCTGCACCGACCCGGCGACCGGGGCCCACGTGCAGCTGGTCACCCACGACGCGACGGCCCCCGAGGACTCGGCGCTCACCGTCAAGGTCGACGACGTCGATGCGGCCTGGGCCGAGGTCCTCGCCGCCGGCGTCGAGGTCGTGCACCCGCTCGTCACGGAGCCGTGGGGGGTGCGGCGGTTCTTCGTGCGGGCCCCGGGCGGGGTCGTCGTCAACATCGCCCAGCACCACGCCTGA
- a CDS encoding non-heme iron oxygenase ferredoxin subunit has product MSEQLTAEGFVHVCRLDELPAVGAALAEIEGRRVSIVRTEDGTVHCVDDTCSHANVSLSEGELDGCTLECWLHGSRFDLRTGEPTGPPAITPIAVHTVRTEGDDVFVALSEEL; this is encoded by the coding sequence GTGAGCGAGCAGCTGACCGCGGAGGGCTTCGTCCACGTCTGCCGGCTCGACGAGCTGCCGGCCGTCGGGGCCGCCCTCGCCGAGATCGAGGGGCGCCGCGTCTCGATCGTCCGCACGGAGGACGGCACCGTCCACTGCGTCGACGACACGTGCAGCCACGCCAACGTCTCGCTCTCCGAGGGCGAGCTCGACGGCTGCACGCTCGAGTGCTGGCTCCACGGCTCGCGCTTCGACCTGCGCACCGGCGAGCCCACCGGCCCGCCCGCCATCACCCCCATCGCCGTCCACACCGTCCGCACCGAGGGTGACGACGTCTTCGTCGCCCTGTCCGAGGAGCTCTGA
- a CDS encoding acVLRF1 family peptidyl-tRNA hydrolase: MTTRVVEVAPGRYDRWRARFDENNGADGPQRVVGVDRLDADPLALLLVRRGGYAVGTAVGERLTTHKVGTRYVQSRTAAGGWSQQRFARRRANQADELVGAVTEHAVRLLAGSGAAALVLGGDRALAEAVLEDPRLRGLLGLPRRELYDLPDPRLAVLETALERARAVRVTIEE, translated from the coding sequence GTGACCACACGCGTCGTCGAGGTCGCGCCCGGGCGGTACGACCGCTGGCGGGCGCGCTTCGACGAGAACAACGGCGCCGACGGCCCCCAGCGGGTCGTCGGCGTCGACCGTCTCGACGCCGACCCGCTCGCGCTGCTCCTCGTGCGCCGTGGTGGCTACGCCGTCGGGACGGCGGTGGGGGAGAGGCTGACCACCCACAAGGTCGGGACCCGTTACGTCCAGTCGCGCACCGCGGCGGGCGGCTGGAGCCAGCAGCGCTTCGCCCGTCGGCGGGCCAACCAGGCCGACGAGCTGGTCGGGGCCGTCACCGAGCACGCCGTCCGGCTGCTCGCCGGGTCCGGTGCCGCGGCGCTCGTCCTCGGCGGCGACCGGGCGCTGGCCGAGGCCGTCCTCGAGGACCCCCGCCTGCGCGGGCTCCTGGGCCTGCCGCGCCGCGAGCTCTACGACCTCCCGGACCCGCGCCTCGCGGTCCTGGAGACCGCCCTCGAGCGCGCGCGGGCCGTCCGCGTCACCATCGAGGAGTAG
- the sufC gene encoding Fe-S cluster assembly ATPase SufC — translation MSTLEIKDLHVTVETEQGTKEILRGVTLTIESGQTHAIMGPNGSGKSTLAYSIAGHPKYTVTSGTVTLDGEDVLAMSVDERARAGVFLAMQYPVEVPGVTVSNFLRTAKTAVSGEAPKLRTWVKDVKEAMGNLRMDPVFAERNVNEGFSGGEKKRHEILQMELLQPKFAVLDETDSGLDVDALRIVSEGVNRAKETTGAGVLLITHYTRILRYIQPDFVHVFVDGRIAEQGGPELAERLESEGYDRFLPATTEA, via the coding sequence ATGTCCACCCTTGAGATCAAGGACCTGCACGTCACCGTCGAGACCGAGCAGGGCACCAAGGAGATCCTCCGCGGTGTCACGCTCACCATCGAGTCCGGCCAGACCCACGCGATCATGGGCCCCAACGGCTCGGGCAAGTCGACCCTCGCCTACTCGATCGCCGGCCACCCGAAGTACACCGTCACCTCGGGCACCGTCACGCTCGACGGCGAGGACGTCCTCGCGATGAGCGTCGACGAGCGCGCCCGCGCCGGCGTCTTCCTCGCGATGCAGTACCCCGTCGAGGTCCCCGGCGTCACCGTGTCGAACTTCCTGCGCACCGCGAAGACAGCCGTGTCGGGCGAGGCCCCGAAGCTGCGCACCTGGGTCAAGGACGTCAAGGAGGCCATGGGCAACCTGCGCATGGACCCCGTGTTCGCCGAGCGCAACGTCAACGAGGGCTTCTCCGGCGGTGAGAAGAAGCGCCACGAGATCCTCCAGATGGAGCTCCTCCAGCCGAAGTTCGCCGTCCTCGACGAGACCGACTCCGGCCTCGACGTCGACGCGCTGCGCATCGTCTCCGAGGGCGTCAACCGCGCCAAGGAGACCACCGGCGCCGGCGTCCTGCTCATCACGCACTACACCCGCATCCTGCGCTACATCCAGCCGGACTTCGTCCACGTCTTCGTCGACGGCCGGATCGCCGAGCAGGGTGGCCCGGAGCTCGCCGAGCGCCTCGAGTCCGAGGGCTACGACCGCTTCCTCCCGGCGACCACCGAGGCCTGA
- the sufU gene encoding Fe-S cluster assembly sulfur transfer protein SufU encodes MDLYQELILDHSKKPVNHGLREPFEGESHQVNPTCGDEVTLRVHLVGHGPDAVVEDVSYDSMGCSISVASASILAEELTGGTVAHARDTYEAMRTMLTSKGEDPGDEDVIGDGVALSGVSKYPARVKCALLSWAAFTDALYKAEGATQ; translated from the coding sequence ATGGACCTCTACCAGGAGCTCATCCTCGACCACTCGAAGAAGCCCGTGAACCACGGGCTGCGCGAGCCGTTCGAGGGAGAGAGCCACCAGGTCAACCCGACCTGTGGCGACGAGGTGACCCTGCGGGTCCACCTCGTCGGCCACGGGCCGGACGCCGTCGTCGAGGACGTCTCGTACGACTCGATGGGCTGCTCGATCAGCGTCGCCTCGGCGTCGATCCTCGCCGAGGAGCTGACCGGCGGCACCGTCGCCCACGCCCGCGACACCTACGAGGCGATGCGGACGATGCTCACGAGCAAGGGCGAGGACCCCGGTGACGAGGACGTCATCGGCGACGGCGTCGCCCTGTCCGGCGTCTCGAAGTACCCCGCCCGCGTCAAGTGCGCCCTGCTGTCCTGGGCCGCGTTCACCGATGCCCTGTACAAGGCCGAAGGAGCCACGCAGTGA
- a CDS encoding neutral zinc metallopeptidase: protein MSFNDDVTLDTSQVRSGGGGSGGPGGLVVGGGLGGIVVLILALVFGIDPSQLPTGGSNQAAPGQVQAGGEVDPSAFQECRTGADANRSDVCRVIGTVNSVQAFWTGELPRFKREWQDTPTVLYSGATQSACGTASNQVGPFYCPLDKSVYIDASFFEVLSTQFGSDGGALAQEYVVAHEYGHALQDQLGLLGKAQQGGTGPESNGVRIELMADCLAGVWTQHASQVPDEDTGKPFLQPLTDADIESALSAASAVGDDRIQQAATGRVSPESWTHGSSAARQKWFLQGYRTGDLNQCDTFAVASVES, encoded by the coding sequence ATGAGCTTCAACGACGACGTCACCCTCGACACCTCCCAGGTCCGCTCCGGGGGCGGAGGGTCCGGTGGTCCCGGCGGCCTCGTCGTCGGCGGTGGCCTCGGTGGCATCGTCGTCCTCATCCTCGCGCTCGTCTTCGGCATCGACCCCTCGCAGCTGCCGACCGGCGGCAGCAACCAGGCGGCGCCCGGCCAGGTGCAGGCCGGCGGCGAGGTCGACCCCTCGGCGTTCCAGGAGTGCCGGACGGGCGCGGACGCCAACCGCAGCGACGTCTGCCGGGTCATCGGGACGGTCAACTCGGTGCAGGCGTTCTGGACCGGCGAGCTGCCGCGGTTCAAGCGCGAGTGGCAGGACACCCCGACGGTGCTCTACTCGGGCGCCACGCAGTCGGCCTGCGGCACGGCGAGCAACCAGGTCGGTCCCTTCTACTGCCCGCTCGACAAGTCGGTCTACATCGACGCGAGCTTCTTCGAGGTCCTCAGCACCCAGTTCGGCTCCGACGGAGGCGCGCTGGCGCAGGAGTACGTCGTCGCGCACGAGTACGGCCACGCGCTCCAGGACCAGCTGGGACTGCTCGGCAAGGCGCAGCAGGGCGGCACCGGACCGGAGTCGAACGGCGTGCGCATCGAGCTGATGGCCGACTGCCTCGCGGGCGTATGGACGCAGCACGCGTCGCAGGTGCCCGACGAGGACACCGGCAAGCCGTTCCTCCAGCCGCTGACCGACGCCGACATCGAGTCGGCGCTGTCGGCGGCGTCGGCCGTCGGCGACGACCGCATCCAGCAGGCAGCGACCGGCCGGGTCTCCCCCGAGTCATGGACCCACGGCTCGAGCGCAGCCCGGCAGAAGTGGTTCCTCCAGGGCTACCGCACCGGCGACCTCAACCAGTGCGACACCTTCGCGGTCGCCTCCGTCGAGAGCTGA